A single region of the Anabaena sphaerica FACHB-251 genome encodes:
- a CDS encoding amylo-alpha-1,6-glucosidase encodes MTDLDAREWLLTNGLGGFASGTVSDVHTRTYHGWLFAATNPPSGRKLLLSHLEASLEIPGKVIALGTNLWGSNEIEPTGYKFLHHFDINPVPKWVWSGDNWQLSRKLVMPNGNWERQGSSTSAYFDCAQYKSLSDQEQGAGGEDFSQSPITQRILIQYQYEGKDSGILRLRLLIGDRDFHHQQIGSEKIQFSQLLSQQLICLQMKNAGQFGTPWHLRWTQGDYQADEVWYWNYSLPAETKRGLGDRQDLYSPGYLIVNLQPGDTVTLEAKVGLPDSQQPILSPDSFAEAVDAEQERLAQIFAWREEAGEQGAGRRGAEEQRSRGAEEQGRRGAGAQGNNYQLPITNHQSPIWQQLLKASDQFIVYRASIAGPTVIAGYHWFNDWGRDTLIALPGLTLVTQRFDLAKGLLKTFGRYCRHGLIPNAFPDVDSEPFYNSIDAALWWIESLGLYLEATQDWQFLLEQFPVVQQIHKAFIGGTRYNIQMDAIDELICWDAQGVALTWMDAVVEGLPVTPRRGKAVEINALWYSALCWLSQWAERLSHIDIDHSIRLSHQGQRYAQQAEQVKASLQKFWNPQLGYLYDIIDLDDRRNSQVRPNAVLALSLHHCAFSPQQAQQVLDLATSRLLTPYGLRSLDPNDPEYVGIYEGNSQKRDRAYHQGTVWTWLIGAYIRAWERFYPEKTLPFDWEPLLEHFLSGGCLGSISEIFDGDAPHISRGAIAQAWSVAEVIRHFR; translated from the coding sequence ATGACTGATTTAGATGCTAGAGAATGGTTATTAACCAATGGGTTGGGTGGTTTTGCCAGTGGTACAGTTTCGGATGTGCATACAAGGACTTATCATGGGTGGTTATTTGCTGCTACAAATCCACCTTCAGGAAGAAAATTACTACTTTCTCACTTGGAAGCAAGTTTAGAAATACCGGGAAAAGTCATAGCACTGGGGACAAATTTGTGGGGTAGTAATGAAATTGAACCAACAGGCTATAAGTTTCTGCACCATTTCGATATTAACCCAGTTCCCAAATGGGTTTGGAGTGGGGATAACTGGCAGTTATCTAGAAAGCTAGTGATGCCAAATGGGAATTGGGAAAGGCAGGGGAGCAGCACTTCGGCTTACTTCGACTGCGCTCAGTACAAGTCGCTCAGTGACCAGGAGCAGGGAGCAGGGGGAGAAGATTTTTCCCAATCACCCATTACCCAGAGAATTTTGATTCAATATCAGTATGAGGGGAAGGATTCAGGGATTTTAAGGTTAAGGCTGTTAATAGGCGATCGCGATTTTCATCATCAGCAAATTGGGAGTGAAAAAATACAGTTTTCTCAATTACTCAGTCAACAGCTAATCTGTCTGCAAATGAAGAATGCTGGCCAATTTGGTACACCTTGGCATCTGCGCTGGACGCAAGGAGACTATCAAGCGGATGAAGTGTGGTATTGGAATTATAGTTTACCAGCAGAAACAAAACGGGGATTAGGCGATCGCCAAGACCTTTATAGTCCTGGTTATTTAATAGTTAACCTCCAACCAGGAGATACAGTCACCCTAGAAGCCAAAGTAGGTTTACCCGACTCTCAACAACCGATTCTCTCACCCGACAGCTTTGCAGAAGCAGTAGACGCAGAACAAGAAAGACTGGCTCAAATTTTTGCTTGGAGAGAAGAAGCAGGGGAGCAGGGAGCAGGGCGCAGGGGTGCAGAGGAGCAGAGGAGCAGAGGAGCAGAGGAGCAGGGGCGCAGGGGCGCAGGAGCGCAGGGGAATAATTACCAATTACCAATTACCAATCACCAATCACCAATTTGGCAACAACTGCTTAAAGCCAGTGATCAATTTATTGTCTATCGTGCTTCTATAGCTGGTCCTACAGTGATTGCTGGATATCACTGGTTTAATGATTGGGGAAGAGATACTTTAATTGCTTTACCAGGATTGACACTAGTTACTCAACGCTTTGATTTAGCAAAAGGACTGTTAAAGACTTTTGGCCGTTACTGTCGTCATGGACTGATACCCAATGCCTTTCCTGATGTTGATAGCGAACCGTTTTACAACAGTATTGATGCGGCTTTGTGGTGGATTGAAAGTTTAGGACTTTACTTAGAAGCTACTCAAGATTGGCAGTTTTTATTAGAGCAGTTCCCAGTTGTGCAGCAAATTCATAAAGCTTTTATTGGCGGTACTCGCTACAATATCCAGATGGATGCTATTGATGAGCTAATTTGTTGGGATGCTCAAGGTGTAGCTCTGACTTGGATGGATGCTGTGGTGGAAGGATTACCTGTTACACCTCGTCGCGGTAAGGCAGTAGAAATCAATGCTCTGTGGTATTCGGCTTTATGTTGGTTGAGTCAGTGGGCAGAACGTTTGAGCCACATAGATATAGATCATTCTATCCGTTTAAGTCATCAAGGGCAACGCTATGCACAGCAAGCAGAACAGGTAAAAGCTTCTTTGCAAAAGTTCTGGAATCCGCAGCTAGGTTATTTATACGATATTATTGACCTGGATGATCGCCGGAATTCGCAAGTTCGCCCCAATGCTGTTTTGGCTTTATCTCTGCATCATTGCGCTTTTTCACCACAGCAGGCACAACAAGTATTAGATTTGGCAACTTCTCGATTATTGACTCCTTACGGTTTGCGAAGTCTTGATCCAAATGATCCAGAATATGTAGGCATATATGAGGGCAATTCGCAAAAACGCGATCGCGCTTATCATCAAGGTACTGTTTGGACTTGGTTAATAGGTGCCTATATCCGGGCTTGGGAGCGTTTTTACCCGGAGAAAACATTACCTTTTGATTGGGAACCGCTTTTAGAACATTTCTTGTCTGGTGGTTGTCTGGGTTCGATTTCGGAAATTTTTGATGGTGATGCACCGCATATATCTAGAGGTGCGATCGCTCAAGCTTGGTCTGTGGCTGAGGTGATTCGTCATTTTAGATGA